Proteins found in one Triticum aestivum cultivar Chinese Spring chromosome 4D, IWGSC CS RefSeq v2.1, whole genome shotgun sequence genomic segment:
- the LOC123099928 gene encoding macro domain-containing protein VPA0103, with protein MAASGFGGGEAFRLSAAAGAGALKLHKGDITLWSVDGATDAIVNAANERMLGGGGVDGAIHQAAGPQLVQACREVPEVKPGVRCPTGEARITPAFELPVSRVIHTVGPIYDMDRKPEVSLKNAYENSLKVAKENGIQYVAFPAISCGIFRYPPKEASNIAISAAQQFSADIKEVHFVLFSDELYKVWRETAQEMLTQFEK; from the exons ATGGCGGCGTCTGGATTCGGAGGCGGCGAGGCGTTCCGGCTGTCGGCTGCGGCGGGGGCCGGCGCGCTGAAGCTGCACAAGGGCGACATCACCCTATGGTCCGTCGACGGCGCCACCGACGCCATC GTCAATGCTGCTAATGAACGAATGCTAGGAGGGGGAGGTGTTGATGGAG CTATACATCAAGCTGCTGGACCACAGCTTGTGCAAGCATGCCGTGAAGTTCCAGAGGTTAAACCTGGAGTCCGTTGCCCTACTGGAGAAGCTAGAATTACTCC AGCTTTTGAGCTTCCCGTGTCCCGTGTGATCCATACAGTTGGGCCCATATATGATATGGACAGGAAGCCTGAGGTGTCACTAAAGAATGCATACGA AAATAGCTTAAAGGTTGCTAAAGAGAATGGCATTCAGTACGTTGCATTCCCTGCTATATCTTGTGGTATTTTCCG TTACCCTCCAAAGGAAGCATCAAATATAGCTATTTCAGCTGCTCAACAATTTTCAGCGGATATTAAAGAG GTGCATTTTGTTCTGTTCTCGGATGAGCTCTACAAAGTTTGGCGTGAGACTGCCCAGGAGATGCTGACGCAGTTTGAGAAATGA